A single genomic interval of Oncorhynchus gorbuscha isolate QuinsamMale2020 ecotype Even-year linkage group LG25, OgorEven_v1.0, whole genome shotgun sequence harbors:
- the LOC124014595 gene encoding diacylglycerol kinase iota-like — MSMDPLAKPCPSQAEHTPGTFSGRLTALEAAGEDSESGCGEEEAMGGSDTFTSLVEMEVETLEDKLKGLAFRKQTSYRKAISRSGLQHLAPVHKPMPPITNGPSKEIRTSVDWTETAGNGDHLWLETSCSGELCYLGEDTCVLKTAKSAPRRKCGACKIVVHTACIEQLDKINFRCKPTFREGGSRCLRDNMLRHHWVHRRRQEGKCRQCGKSFQQKFFHSKEIVAISCSWCKQAFHNKVTCFQLHQIEEPCSLGAHAGVIVPPSWIIKVRKPQSSFKNSTRRKKRTSFKRRTSKRGTDESKWRPFMLKPLPSPLMKPVLVFVNPKSGGNQGTKVLQMFMWILNPRQVFDLSQGGLREALELYRKVPNLRILACGGDGTVGWILSALDELGMTPHPPVAVLPLGTGNDLARTLNWGGGYTDEPVSKVLCQVEDGSVVQLDRWNLQVERSPAQPEEGTQKLPLNVFNNYFSLGFDANVTLEFHESREANPEKFNSRFRNKMFYAGAAFSDFLQRSSRDLSKHVRVVCDGTDLTAKIQEQKFQCIVFLNIPRYCAGTMPWGNTGDHRDFEPQRHDDGCIEVIGFTMSSLAALQVGGHGERLHQCREVTLTTFKTIAVQVDGEPCRLAPSTLRISLRNQANMVQKSKRRTSVPLLNDIQKVCAADLRRLSAPPDSFSVPHAVPERLRLRVNRISLQDHDRLQFDKERLRDISIAVGIVVVRGDCDLETCRLYIDRLQEDLHQAPSAGHRVHYQDECRVLPRPGSAHRLSPNWSFLDSTSTDRFYRIDKAQEHLHYVTEICQEEVFILDHDGLAEAPATGMPDLVVEPNSGSPLTSEEQGGIFYVF; from the exons gAAAGCCATCTCGCGGTCGGGTCTCCAGCACTTGGCCCCGGTCCACAAACCCATGCCCCCCATCACTAACGGACCGTCCAAGGAGATACGCACGTCCGTTGACTGGaca gaGACTGCTGGGAATGGAGACCACCTGTGGCTGGAGACCAGTTGTTCTGGAGAGCTGTGCTACCTTGGAGAAGACACCTGTGTACTGAAGACTGCA AAGTCTGCCCCCAGGAGGAAGTGCGGAGCATGTAAGATCGTGGTGCACACCGCCTGCATCGAGCAGCtcgacaag atTAACTTCCGCTGTAAACCAACGTTTAGAGAAGGAGGCTCTCGCTGCCTCAGAGAT AATATGTTGAGGCATCACTGGGTGCACCGGCGCCGCCAAGAGGGGAAATGCAGACAGTGTGGAAAG AGCTTCCAGCAGAAGTTCTTCCACAGTAAAGAGATTGTGGCCATCAGCTGCTCCTGGTGCAAACAAGCT TTCCATAACAAGGTGACGTGTTTCCAGCTACATCAGATTGAGGAGCCCTGTTCTCTGGGGGCTCACGCCGGGGTCATCGTCCCCCCCTCCTGGATCATCAAAGTCAGGAAGCCACAG aGCTCATTCAAAAACTCTACAAGAAGGAAAAAACGCACATCGTTCAAAAGAAGGACCAGTAAGAGAGGAACTGAC GAGTCAAAGTGGCGCCCGTTTATGCTGAagccccttccctcccctctgatGAAACCTGTTCTAGTCTTTGTCAACCCCAAGAGTGGAGGCAACCAG GGTACTAAGGTGTTACAGATGTTTATGTGGATCCTGAACCCTCGCCAGGTGTTTGATCTCTCCCAGGGAGGGCTCAGAGAGGC GTTGGAGTTGTACAGGAAAGTGCCAAACCTGCGTATCCTGGCCTGTGGAGGGGACGGGACG GTGGGGTGGATCCTGTCTGCTCTGGATGAGTTAGGAATGACCCCCCATCCGCCTGTAGCTGTACTTCCTCTGGGGACAGGAAATGACCTCGCCAGGACTCTCAACTGGGGAGGG ggttataCAGACGAGCCGGTGTCCAAGGTACTGTGTCAGGTGGAGGATGGCTCTGTGGTGCAGCTAGACAGATGGAACCTTCAGGTGGAGAGAAGCCCCGCCCAGCCGGAGGAGGGCACACAGAAG CTCCCACTGAACGTGTTCAACAACTACTTCAGCCTGGGCTTCGACGCCAACGTCACACTGGAGTTCCACGAATCCAGAG AAGCCAACCCTGAGAAGTTCAACAGTCGCTTTCGCAACAAGATGTTCTATGCAGGG GCTGCGTTCTCCGACTTCCTCCAGAGGAGCTCCAGGGATTTGTCTAAACACGTTAGAGTGGTG TGTGACGGGACGGATCTCACTGCTAAGATCCAGGAGCAGAAGTTCCAGTGCATCGTCTTCTTAAACATCCCCAG gtactgTGCGGGCACCATGCCGTGGGGGAACACAGGAGACCACCGGGACTTTGAGCCTCAGCGCCATGACGACGGCTGTATTGAAGTCATCGGCTTCACCATGTCCTccctt GCGGCACTGCAGGTAGGAGGTCATGGTGAGAGGCTGCACCAGTGTAGAGAGGTGACTCTGACCACCTTTAAGACCATCGCTGTACAG GTGGACGGAGAGCCGTGTCGCTTGGCCCCCTCAACCCTCCGGATCTCCCTACGCAACCAGGCCAACATGGTACAGAAGAGCAAGAGACGCACCTCAGTACCCCTGCTCAAtga TATTCAGAAAGTGTGTGCAGCAGACCTGCGCCGCCTTTCTGCTCCCCCTGACTCCTTCTCTGT CCCCCATGCTGTCCCCGAGCGCCTCCGCCTCAGAGTCAACCGGATCAGTCTGCAGGACCACGACAGGCTACAGTTCGACAAGGAACGACTCCGAGacatct cGATCGCCGTGGGGATTGTGGTGGTGAGAGGGGACTGTGACCTGGAGACCTGCAGACTCTACATAGACAGGCTACAGgag GATCTTCATCAGGCTCCATCTGCTGGCCACCGAGTGCATTACCAG GATGAGTGTCGAGTTCTACCGCGACCTGGCTCCGCCCACAGGCTGTCCCCCAACTGGAGCTTCCTGGACT CTACGTCCACAGACCGTTTCTACCGCATAGACAAGGCCCAGGAGCACCTGCACTATGTGACGGAAATCTGCCAGGAAGAGGTGTTTATCCTGGACCACGATGGACTAGCGGAGGCACCGGCCACAGGCATGCCTGACCTGGTGGTGGAGCCCAACTctgg GAGCCCTCTGACGTCTGAGGAACAAGGTGGGATATTTTACGTATTTTGA